DNA from Streptomyces rishiriensis:
CAGCAGGGCGATCCCGGCCTCGTCGAACCGCAGTCCCACCGTGAAGCCGGCCCGCTCGTAGAAGCCGACCGCCTCGCCGAGGTCACCGACGGGCAGCAGGACGTTGTCGAAACCGAGCAGCTCGTACGACTGGTCATCTGACATGTCGTCAGATTAGGTGTAGGGGGCCCGAAAACCGGTCAACCGCACCCCGGTCTCCGCGTGGCGCGATTTCTGCTGCAAGATGTTCTGCATTCATCCGCACTCGTCTCATCTGCGGATGATCCGATCACCTGACCTCGGGGGAAACCGCCTTGTCCGAAACGCCGCAGCAGCCTCAGGAGCCCCAGCAGCCGCCGATGCCGCAGTCGCCCGAGCCGCCGCCGCAACCGCCGCAGCCCGGTTACGGCTACCCCGGCGCCGGCCCCCACGGCCCGCACGATGCGGGCCAGCCGGGCCAGCCGGGCCAGCCCGGTCCCGGTCCGTACGGCTACCCCCAGTCCGGTCAGCCGTACCCCGGCTATCCGGGCTACGCCCATCCCGGCTACCCGGCAGCCGGTTACCCCGCGCCCGGTTACATACCGCCCGGCACCTTCACCGGCGACCCCCAAGCCCCGTACGGGTACGACCTGATGGGCCGTCCCTACTCCGAGAAGTCGAAGATCGTCGCGGGCGTCCTCCAGCTCACCCTGGGCAGCTTCGGCGTCGGCCGGTTCTACATGGGCGATGTCGGCATCGGCCTCGCCCAGTTGTTCACCTGCGGCGGCCTGGGCATCTGGGCGCTGATCGACGGCATCATCCTGCTGGTCAGCGACGACAAGACCGACGCCAACGGGCGGATCCTGCGTGGCTGACACGGAGCGCCTCTCCGTGAGGTGTTCGGCCGCGCTGCGGCACCCGGCGGCGGCTCCCCTCGCGGTGCTCGCCGCCGGCGCGGTCGGTTCCGCGTATCTGTACGTCACCGACCCGCACCAGCCCGGCCACTGGCTTCCGCGGTGTCCTTTCCGGTTCCTCACCGGCCTGCTCTGCCCCGCCTGCGGCGGCACCCGCATGGTGTACGACCTGATGCACGGTCACTTCACGCAGGCCTGGCTCGACAACCGGGTCCTGCTGCTCGCCTCGCCGTACGCCCTCGCGATGCTGGGCCGCTGGATGTGGGCGGGTCTGCACGGCCGCGCCTGGCGTCCGAGCCTGGGGCCGAGGGCCTTGACGGTCGTCCTCGGTGTCGCGGTGGCATGGACGGTGGTCCGGAACGTAGTTGACTGATTTTGATCACGGATCAGGAACGATGGATCGTCTGTACTCCCTTTTTACCCTCTGTTTTCTCTAGTCTTACCGTTCACAGGGGGGCGTCCTGGCATGGCGGAGCCGTGCGGGGGCGTGGGTCGAGATCGGTCGACGTCGGTCGACGCGTGTGGTTCTCGCGTCGCATCCTCCTGAGATCCCCATGTCGGAGCAGGCCGCCCCGGCCTCCCGCAGTCATCCCAGGAGCAGTTCTCATGACCGTCCCCACCCCGCAGGCTCCCTACGGGGTCGACCCCCTGGGTCGTCCGTACTCCGACAAGTCCAAGATCGTCGCCGGTATCCTTCAGCTCTTCCTGGGCACGCTCGGTATCGGACGCTTCTACGTCGGGTCCGTCGGCGTGGGCGTCGCCCAGCTCCTGACCTGCGGTGGCCTCGGCATCTGGGCGCTGGTCGACGGCATCCTGTTCCTCACCAGCAACGACCGCACCGACAAGCAGGGTCGCGTCCTGCGCGGCTGACCCGGCGCGACGACACGGCGAGGGCCCCGCTCCTTCAAGGAGCGGGGCCCTCGCCGTGTCGTGGGGCTCAGCGAGCCGGGAGACTCAGAAGCGGCGCGTGATCAGCGCTCGCTTCACCTCCTGGATCGCCTTCGTGACCTCGATACCGCGCGGGCAGGCGTCCGTGCAGTTGAACGTCGTACGGCAGCGCCAGACGCCGTCCTTGTCGTTCAGGATCTCGAGGCGCTGCTCACCCGCCTCGTCACGCGAGTCGAAGATGAAGCGGTGGGCGTTCACGATCGCGGCCGGACCGAAGTACTGGCCGTCGTTCCAGAACACCGGGCAGGACGACGTGCAGGCCGCGCAGAGGATGCACTTCGTCGTGTCGTCGAACCGCTCGCGGTCCTCGGCGGTCTGGAGGCGCTCGCGCGTGGGCTCGTTGGTGTCCTTCGTGATGAGGAAGGGCATGACGTCCCGGTACGCCTGGAAGAACGGCTCCATGTCGACGACCAGGTCCTTCAGGACCGTCAGGCCCTTTATGGGCTCGACCGTGATCGGCTTCGCGGGGTTGAGGTCCTTGATCAGCGTCTTGCACGCGAGGCGGTTCTTGCCGTTGATCCGCATGGCGTCCGAACCGCAGATGCCGTGGGCGCAGGAACGCCGGAAGGTCAGCGTGCCGTCCTGGTCCCACTTGATCTTGTGGAGGGCGTCGAGGACACGCTCCTTCGGGTCGATCTCCAGCTGGAAGTCTTCCCAGACCGCCTCCGCCGA
Protein-coding regions in this window:
- a CDS encoding TM2 domain-containing protein; this encodes MPQSPEPPPQPPQPGYGYPGAGPHGPHDAGQPGQPGQPGPGPYGYPQSGQPYPGYPGYAHPGYPAAGYPAPGYIPPGTFTGDPQAPYGYDLMGRPYSEKSKIVAGVLQLTLGSFGVGRFYMGDVGIGLAQLFTCGGLGIWALIDGIILLVSDDKTDANGRILRG
- a CDS encoding DUF2752 domain-containing protein; amino-acid sequence: MADTERLSVRCSAALRHPAAAPLAVLAAGAVGSAYLYVTDPHQPGHWLPRCPFRFLTGLLCPACGGTRMVYDLMHGHFTQAWLDNRVLLLASPYALAMLGRWMWAGLHGRAWRPSLGPRALTVVLGVAVAWTVVRNVVD
- a CDS encoding TM2 domain-containing protein, coding for MTVPTPQAPYGVDPLGRPYSDKSKIVAGILQLFLGTLGIGRFYVGSVGVGVAQLLTCGGLGIWALVDGILFLTSNDRTDKQGRVLRG
- a CDS encoding succinate dehydrogenase iron-sulfur subunit — translated: MATPTLDKADAAGAPEPGFADSPYITATFRIRRFNSEVSAEAVWEDFQLEIDPKERVLDALHKIKWDQDGTLTFRRSCAHGICGSDAMRINGKNRLACKTLIKDLNPAKPITVEPIKGLTVLKDLVVDMEPFFQAYRDVMPFLITKDTNEPTRERLQTAEDRERFDDTTKCILCAACTSSCPVFWNDGQYFGPAAIVNAHRFIFDSRDEAGEQRLEILNDKDGVWRCRTTFNCTDACPRGIEVTKAIQEVKRALITRRF